The following proteins come from a genomic window of Anopheles ziemanni chromosome 3, idAnoZiCoDA_A2_x.2, whole genome shotgun sequence:
- the LOC131285632 gene encoding uncharacterized protein LOC131285632 gives MICTDDCTCSLCRELRGYKLKVKPTKAHGDASATEAGSQPQQQQHQQQSKYCKNSKLTRNDNFILRRRTSNDYQRAPDGMADYREQLQHEAHQQRNGPLQSSRMKKAQSYNEIPSVGNMAPGGRARYHPGALLNSGKMIKSTNNLTEEDDYYSYLPPSPPPPVHQLKNKIEKQKDHKVIIYFGDSIAHRKTDKGRAPAPPPPTGTPPPPKHSELNVFHAQRLCEEAAEMQQQREGGAGNGKPMVRDALEKKPDPGQGGKAGKEFMLQLKSVLEEKSRAGVGVTPSAAGKKEPSPPPATPGSVPTAVIAREEPLPAAKAKRNHTQVVEIRRVDKTVAVSDGATDTSLPPFVESVINGVINIKIEESFKVATDIVQAVFDDSGPDGCEYGYDDDDVGDPFDWSFVQNWRARPSGTTAANGQVNSPPNTSSNQSSIGLANNPTHNGSSVGGGGGGGGGSGSNFPTSPNGLSPGNHYIASSNPIASPGARIQSPAIATPAPRVSKEIALRPANASSGGGDPRNYNLSPVSQQITGGGGAHNGDGGSLTGVAYDGEGRKSHPLSPGGHSNGHHGGHPGGAHHLHHQQQQHPQQQQQHQQQQQHHQQQQHPSGPHRSVAGPTKLTVQSSPVKAQPAMVSSGLEKSLLSSSHDQAHGAKRVVNGNVISSVTTINEQHHQQQQQQNQQQQQQQLSTSSNSSSNASSVSHLKQHFSQSHHAVPTSYHHQSGGGTGQPINGGSSQGLSGHAPGGGPQKGAGLGITRTHHHTGTHDFRGLQRVNECHSSSDENRSSGHASMSDTGHGSSSPSAGGGVGPGGGPGGGSNGVGAGNGAGGNRTGGPLGPLPEDRLAAGVTNRSARSRASSNHSRSRHRATPAKIPWGGGGLEDIKMAIQQLTMRSHTSTSTYSSLSAGSESSEPVRRLGRYSSLETVNTNVTSADEFVWVDSHNRLVELQHPPWSQHCVLRVIRTGRCREYAERVSVEAVPRLGYLLQRALVRVAREVQRLSGSLGLCSKHEVAGAFKIVLSPALSDSCIKACLRAAAMFAVPGDSALKQSKSARAGLQLPVGRFHRWMADARLGRFVHEYAAVYLCAGLENLLEEIFLQCLPTDPNAVLSATGLEHAIAGSGDLWGLLQPYAHLNAGRVASGALTMPRWASQSSINSERAGSGGGLNALEPCLLTTCVGSLNELKDLVGRAGQRSQHIPISQTAFRVLFYFMRCSQLEHNDVGAATNGAVNNIQELCYERAYVVLPPLVEWLRVSSAHAEYRHALLIDKDDIMQAARLLLPGVDCPPRLIASEEELPSKRTGLQNGTQSISSSNHSGQTQPLHGSLTSNSSASTTSSIEDSSECGRRATYALAFRLMLTGRPELLIQALSLVPPTTRYDTLNHQGMTALMIAAVRNDETAIQTLLDAGADLNVEVPASGHPHCPAIHPETQHWTAVTFAACKGNYQALRLLLERGAHVEGGARLSEDKCTLTPLQVASGSGIVEVVALLLAHGAHAFLSTQQKDLLCFSGTAQRGCYSAISVAAAHGQRVTLRKLLSHPLAPGSREVLSLEEMLAEGDGNTRSTQLDRQPEAPPTLNKTQIKSLQEAMYHSAENNHLDITIELRALGVPWTLHCWMHALAAAHELRLDAVIDQLLQDFLQVCPDDYSQQFVTECLPLLFNIFRYSKKEGTTLLLADIFSTCFGWEPIKPIKEPVLQPSNGSRIDPKFVNNPELSDVTFRVENRIFYGHKIVLVTASPRLQSMLSSKLNEGTGTPTVQINDIRYHIFELVMQFLYSGGCSALDVAAGDVLELMAAASFFQLEGLLRYTEARCAEMIDIDNVVAMYIHAKVYNAQKLMEYCQGFLLQNMVALLTYDDSVKRLLFAKKIPNHDVLTGLLTTLQARIKARRSSTPASSGANGNTGTSNSGTPNGGAPLGNSRPSASSNGKCSK, from the exons ATGATTTGTACGGACGACTGCACCTGCAGCCTGTGCCGGGAGTTGCGTGGGTACAAGCTGAAGGTGAAACCGACCAAAGCGCACGGTGACGCGAGCGCTACCGAAGCCGGAAgtcagccgcagcagcagcagcaccagcagcagtccAAGTACTGCAAGAACTCGAAGCTGACGCGCAACgacaattttattctgcgCCGCAGAACCTCGAACGATTACCAAAGGGCACCGGATGGGATGGCCGATTACAGGGAGCAGTTGCAGCACGAGGCCCATCAGCAACGCAATGGTCCGCTGCAATCCAGTCGTATGAAAAAGGCACAGAGCTACAATGAAATCCCGAGTGTCGGGAACATGGCGCCCGGTGGACGCGCCCGCTATCATCCCGGCGCGCTGCTCAACTCCGGCAAGATGATCAAAAGCACCAACAACCTGACCGAGGAGGACGACTACTACAGCTATCTGCCACcgtcaccaccgccaccggtcCACCAGCTGAAGAACAAGATCGAAAAGCAGAAGGACCACAAGGTGATCATCTACTTCGGCGACTCGATCGCGCACCGGAAGACCGATAAGGGACGGGCGCCGGCACCACCGCCACCCACCGGTACGCCCCCACCACCGAAGCACAGCGAACTTAACGTTTTCCACGCGCAGCGACTCTGCGAGGAAGCGGCCGAAATGCAGCAACAGCGGGAAGGTGGCGCTGGCAACGGGAAGCCGATGGTGCGCGACGCACTGGAGAAGAAACCCGACCCGGGCCAGGGTGGAAAGGCGGGCAAGGAGTTCATGCTGCAGCTCAAGTCCGTGCTCGAGGAGAAGAGTCGGGCCGGCGTTGGGGTGACGCCTTCCGCCGCCGGCAAGAAAGAACCATCGCCGCCGCCGGCGACTCCCGGCAGCGTTCCGACGGCAGTGATCGCCAGAGAGGAACCGCTGCCGGCCGCGAAGGCCAAGCGGAACCACACACAGGTGGTGGAGATCCGGCGCGTGGATAAGACGGTCGCGGTCTCGGATGGCGCAACGGACACCTCGCTGCCGCCGTTCGTCGAGAGCGTCATCAACGGCGTGATCAACATCAAGATCGAGGAGAGCTTCAAGGTGGCGACGGACATTGTGCAGGCCGTGTTCGACGACTCCGGCCCGGACGGGTGCGAGTACGGgtacgacgatgacgatgtcgGCGATCCGTTCGACTGGAGCTTCGTGCAGAACTGGCGAGCACG ACCCTCGGGAACTACCGCGGCGAACGGGCAGGTCAACTCCCCGCCGAACACGTCCAGCAATCAGAGCAGCATAGGACTAGCGAACAATCCCACCCACAACGGTTCCAGCgttggtggcggcggcggtggtggtggtggtagtggatcGAATTTCCCCACCAGCCCGAACGGTCTGTCACCTGGCAATCACTACATCGCCTCGTCGAACCCGATCGCTTCACCGGGAGCCCGTATCCAAAGCCCAGCGATTGCAACGCCGGCTCCGCGAGTCTCGAAAGAGATCGCTCTGCGACCGGCGAATGCTTCCTCCGGTGGAGGTGATCCGCGGAACTATAACCTCTCACCGGTCAGTCAGCAGATCACCGGTGGAGGTGGGGCGCATAATGGCGACGGCGGAAGTCTTACCGGAGTTGCCTACGACGGAGAGGGTAGAAAATCTCACCCGCTGTCGCCAGGCGGGCACTCGAATGGACACCATGGGGGGCATCCCGGTGGAGCACACCATCTtcaccatcagcaacagcagcatccacaacagcagcagcagcatcagcaacagcagcagcatcaccagcagcagcaacatcccTCCGGCCCACATCGGTCGGTGGCGGGTCCAACGAAGCTGACCGTGCAGAGCTCTCCGGTGAAGGCGCAACCGGCAATGGTTAGCTCCGGGCTGGAGAAGTCCCTCCTAAGTTCATCGCACGATCAGGCGCACGGTGCGAAACGGGTCGTGAATGGGAACGTCATCAGCAGCGTCACAACCATCAACGAACAAcaccatcaacagcagcagcagcagaaccagcaacagcaacagcagcagcttaGTACAAGCAGCAATAGTTCGAGCAATGCGAGCAGTGTGAGCCACTTGAAGCAGCACTTCTCGCAGAGTCACCATGCGGTTCCGACATCGTACCATCACCAGTCGGGCGGAGGAACCGGGCAGCCAATCAACGGAGGCTCCAGTCAAGGCCTCTCAGGACACGCGCCCGGTGGTGGACCGCAGAAGGGTGCCGGATTGGGCATCACACGAACACACCATCACACCGGAACTCATGACTTCCGAGGACTGCAGCGAGTGAACGAGTGCCACAGTTCGTCCGACGAGAACCGATCGTCCGGACACGCCAGTATGTCCGATACGGGCCACGGCAGCAGTTCACCGAGTGCGGGTGGAGGTGTCGGGCCTGGTGGTGGTCCTGGTGGAGGTAGTAACGGCGTTGGTGCTGGCAACGGTGCGGGGGGTAATCGAACGGGTGGTCCATTGGGACCGCTTCCCGAGGACAGGTTAGCGGCTGGCGTTACCAACCGAAGTGCGAGATCACGGGCCAGCTCTAACCACTCGCGCTCGCGTCATCGGGCAACCCCGGCAAAGATCCCGTGGGGCGGTGGTGGCCTGGAAGATATCAAGATGGCGATCCAGCAGTTGACGATGCGTTCACATACCTCCACCTCCACGTACAGCAGCCTGAGCGCGGGTTCGGAGAGCTCGGAACCTGTGCGCCGGTTGGGTCGCTACAGCTCCCTCGAGACGGTCAACACGAACGTGACGAGTGCCGACGAGTTCGTGTGGGTGGACTCACACAACCGGCTAGTGGAGCTGCAGCATCCTCCCTGGAGTCAGCACTGTGTGCTACGCGTCATCCGCACCGGTCGCTGCCGAGAGTATGCCGAGCGCGTGTCCGTCGAAGCCGTACCTCGGTTAGGGTACTTGCTGCAGCGAGCTCTTGTACGAGTAGCACGCGAGGTACAGAGACTCTCGGGCAGTCTGGGATTATGCTCGAAGCACGAAGTAGCCGGTGCGTTCAAGATCGTCCTCTCTCCGGCACTGTCCGACTCGTGCATAAAAGCATGCCTGCGGGCGGCGGCCATGTTTGCCGTTCCCGGCGATAGTGCGCTCAAGCAGAGCAAGTCGGCACGGGCTGGTCTGCAGCTTCCGGTGGGTCGGTTCCATCGCTGGATGGCAGACGCACGGCTTGGCCGTTTCGTGCATGAGTATGCCGCCGTCTATCTGTGCGCTGGGCTCGAGAATCTGCTGGAGGAGATCTTCCTACAGTGCTTGCCTACCGACCCGAACGCGGTCCTATCTGCGACCGGTCTGGAGCATGCGATCGCAGGTTCGGGTGATCTGTGGGGACTGCTGCAACCTTACGCGCACCTAAATGCGGGCCGCGTAGCTTCCGGGGCACTCACGATGCCGCGCTGGGCTAGTCAATCGTCGATCAACTCGGAACGTGCCGGTTCCGGTGGGGGTCTTAATGCCCTCGAGCCCTGCCTGTTGACCACCTGCGTCGGTAGCCTCAACGAGCTGAAGGATCTGGTCGGACGGGCCGGGCAACGTAGCCAACATATTCCAATCTCGCAGACCGCCTTCAGGGTGCTGTTCTACTTCATGCGCTGCTCGCAGCTCGAACACAACGACGTTGGAGCCGCCACGAACGGTGCGGTCAACAATATCCAGGAGCTCTGCTACGAGCGCGCCTATGTCGTCCTTCCGCCGCTGGTAGAATGGCTTCGGGTGTCTTCCGCACACGCTGAGTATCGGCACGCGCTGCTCATCGATAAGGACGATATCATGCAGGCCGCTCGGCTGCTACTGCCAGGGGTCGATTGCCCACCGCGACTGATTGCGTCCGAAGAGGAGTTACCGTCGAAGCGGACCGGGCTCCAAAATGGGACGCAAAGTATCAGCTCGTCGAACCACTCCGGTCAGACGCAACCACTGCATGGCTCGCTGACGTCTAACTCGTCCGCATCGACCACGTCAAGCATT GAGGACTCAAGCGAGTGTGGTCGACGGGCAACGTACGCACTGGCGTTTCGCCTAATGCTTACGGGCCGTCCAGAGCTGCTCATACAGGCACTTTCACTCGTGCCACCAACGACACGTTACGATACGCTAAACCACCAGGGAATGACGGCTCTGATGATTGCGGCCGTTCGCAACGACGAGACGGCCATCCAAACGCTGCTCGATGCGGGGGCCGACTTGAATGTCGAGGTTCCTGCTTCCGGCCACCCGCACTGTCCGGCCATCCACCCGGAAACGCAGCACTGGACGGCGGTGACGTTCGCGGCCTGCAAGGGCAACTATCAGGCCCTCCGCCTCCTGCTCGAACGGGGCGCTCACGTCGAGGGAGGCGCACGGCTCAGCGAGGACAAGTGCACGCTAACCCCGCTCCAGGTAGCCAGCGGATCTGGTATCGTCGAGGTGGTGGCTTTGCTTCTGGCGCACGGTGCCCACGCCTTCCTGTCCACGCAGCAGAAGGATCTGCTCTGTTTCTCTGGAACGGCCCAGCGGGGATGTTACAG TGCAATCTCGGTAGCGGCCGCGCACGGACAACGGGTCACACTGCGGAAGCTGTTGTCGCATCCACTTGCACCAGGCAGCCGGGAGGTGTTGTCGCTGGAGGAAATGCTCGCCGAGGGTGACGGCAACACACGCTCAACCCAACTCGATCGCCAGCCGGAGGCGCCACCGACCCTCAACAAAACCCAAATCAAAAGTCTTCAAGAGGCCATGTATCATAGTGCTGAAAACAACCATCTAG ATATTACCATCGAGCTGCGAGCCTTAGGAGTACCCTGGACCCTACACTGCTGGATGCATGCCCTGGCTGCCGCTCACGAGCTGCGCCTCGATGCAGTTATCGACCAGTTGCTGCAGGACTTCCTACAAGTATGTCCCGACGACTATAGCCAGCAGTTTGTGACCGAGTGCCTGCCGCTGCTGTTTAACATATTCCGCTACAGCAAG AAGGAAGGCACCACGCTGCTGCTCGCCGACATCTTCAGCACCTGCTTCGGCTGGGAACCGATCAAGCCCATCAAGGAACCGGTGCTGCAGCCCTCGAACGGATCGCGCATCGACCCAAAGTTCGTCAACAATCCGGAACTGAGCGATGTCACATTCAG AGTGGAAAATCGTATCTTTTACGGGCACAAAATCGTTCTCGTCACCGCATCTCCGCGCTTGCAGAGTATGTTGAGCTCGAAGCTGAACGAAGGCACCGGTACGCCGACGGTGCAAATCAACGACATCCGGTACCATATATTTGAG TTGGTAATGCAGTTCCTGTACAGTGGAGGATGCAGTGCGCTGGATGTGGCCGCAGGTGATGTGCTAGAGTTGATGGCGGCGGCTAGCTTTTTCCAGCTGGAAGGTCTGCTGCGGTACACCGAAGCTCGCTGTGCGGAAATGATCGACATCGATAACGTGGTCGCCATGTACATACACGCAAAG GTCTACAACGCCCAGAAGCTGATGGAGTACTGTCAGGGTTTcctgctgcagaacatggTCGCCCTGCTAACGTACGATGACTCCGTGAAGCGGTTGCTGTTCGCCAAGAAGATCCCCAACCACGACGTCCTGACCGGGCTGCTGACGACGCTCCAGGCACGCATAAAGGCGCGCCGTAGCAGCACACCGGCATCGAGCGGTGCCAACGGAAACACCGGCACGTCCAATAGTGGGACACCGAACGGGGGTGCACCGCTTGGCAATAGCCGCCCGTCCGCCTCGAGCAACGGCAAATGTTCCAAGTAG
- the LOC131285634 gene encoding CLIP domain-containing serine protease HP8-like: protein MYFGLYNRSELAECLDNTSCQERKADKITIHEEYDVDLKQNDIALIRVDHALTFTDYVAPICLPVNHTYDESLPASSVISFGWGETINGQPSETKRVVYLRVVQHDECATLLKKTSPLLSHNMCTLGMKAGQDVCQGDSGAPLVWLHGQQMYVVGVVSHGPKCGMNKVVPGIAMRVTEFLDWILWNVRS from the exons ATGTACTTTGGCTTGTATAATAGGTCAGAGCTGGCCGAATGTCTCGACAATACATCTTGCCAAGAACGGAAAGCGGACAAAATCACCATTCACGAAGAGTACGACGTAGATCTTAAGCAGAATGATATTGCTCTGATAAGAGTCGATCATGCTTTGACATTTACCGACTATGTAGCGCCAATTTGTCTTCCTGTGAATCACACGTATGATGAATCTCTGCCAGCCTCGAGCGTTATTTCGTTTGGCTGGGGAGAGACAATCAATG GGCAACCAAGTGAGACAAAGAGAGTGGTCTACCTGCGAGTCGTTCAACATGATGAATGCGCGACTCTGCTCAAAAAGACGTCTCCCTTGCTATCCCACAACATGTGTACGCTTGGTATGAAAGCTGGACAGGACGTGTGTCAGGGTGATTCCGGTGCACCGCTCGTGTGGTTACATGGACAACAGATGTACGTGGTCGGTGTGGTCAGCCATGGTCCCAAATGTGGAATGAACAAAGTAGTGCCGGGAATAGCGATGCGCGTGACCGAGTTTTTGGATTGGATCTTATGGAACGTTAGAAGCTAA